A DNA window from Ammospiza nelsoni isolate bAmmNel1 chromosome 31, bAmmNel1.pri, whole genome shotgun sequence contains the following coding sequences:
- the FLOT1 gene encoding flotillin-1, whose translation MFFTCGPNEAMVVSGFCRSPPVMVAGGRVLVIPCLQKIQRISLNTLTLPVRSEKVYTRHGVPISVTGIAQVKIQGQNKEMLAAACQMFLGKSESEIGQIALETLEGHQRAIMAHMTVEEIYKDRQKFSDQVFRVASSDLVNMGISVVSYTLKDVHDEQDYLRSLGKGRTAQVQRDARVGEAEAKRDAGIREARARQEQVSAQLLSEEATARAQRDFQVAQAECDGAVSARRATAELAFQLQAARSQQAIAAQRGEVALVERAQRVQLQEQEVGRRRQELEATVRKPAEAERYRLERLAEAQRTQVLLQAEAEAETLKVTGAARAAAVASRARAEAAAAAAKAEAFGQFQDAAVVDLVLQRLPQVAEAVAQPLLGTRRVTLVGSSGAVGVAKIPSEILDLVTRLPGAVGALARGSQVTPTEPEGGTGATETSQNSPKVSLTATPQ comes from the exons ATGTTCTTCACCTGCGGCCCCAATGAGGCCATGGTGGTGTCGG GTTTCTGCCGCAGCCCCCCGGTGATGGTGGCCGGGGGCCGGGTGTTGGTGATCCCGTGCCTGCAGAAGATCCAGCG GATCTCCCTGAACACGCTGACACTGCCCGTGCGCAGTGAGAAGGTTTACACCCGCCACGGGGTGCCCATCTCCGTCACCGGCATCGCACAG gtgaagatccaggggcagaaCAAGGAGATGCTCGCAGCTGCCTGCCAGATGTTCCTGGGCAAGTCGGAGAGCGAGATTGGCCAGATTGCCCTGGAGACGCTGGAGGGTCACCAACGTGCCATCATGGCCCACATGACCGTggag GAGATCTACAAGGACCGGCAGAAGTTCTCGGATCAGGTTTTCCGCGTGGCCTCATCCGACCTGGTGAACATGGGCATCTCCGTGGTCAGCTACACCCTCAAGGATGTGCACGACGAGCAG GATTACCTGCGCTCCCTCGGGAAGGGCCGCACGGCGCAGGTGCAGCGCGACGCCCGCGTGGGAGAGGCTGAGGCCAAACGCGATGCTGGGATCCGC GAGGCGCGGGcgaggcaggagcaggtgtCAGCGCAGCTGCTGAGCGAGGAGGCCACGGCGCGAGCCCAACGCGACTTCCAGGTGGCCCAGGCTGAGTGCGATGGAGCCGTCAGCGCCCGCAGGGCCACGGCTGAGCTGGCCTTCCAGCTGCAG GCGGCGCGTTCCCAGCAGGCCATCGCGGCGCAGCGCGGGGAGGTGGCGCTGGTGGAGCGGGCGCAGcgggtgcagctgcaggagcaggaggtcGGGCGGCGCCGCCAGGAGCTCGAGGCCACTGTGCGCAAACCGGCCGAGGCCGAGCGCTACCGGCTGGAGCGGCTGGCCGAGGCACAGCG GAcgcaggtgctgctgcaggcagaggctgaggcCGAGACCCTCAAG GTGACAGGCGCTGCCCGTGCCGCGGCTGTGGCCTCTCGTGCCCGCGCTGAGGCTGCGGCGGCTGCAGCCAAGGCCGAGGCCTTTGGGCAGTTCCAGGACGCGGCTGTGGTGGATctggtgctgcagaggctgccccag GTGGCCGAGGCAGTGGCGCAGCCGCTGCTGGGGACGCGCCGGGTGACGCTCGTGGGCAGCTCCGGGGCCGTCGGGGTGGCCAAAATCCCCTCGGAAATCCTGGACTTGGTCACGCGGCTGCCGGGGGCCGTGGGGGCGCTGGCCAGGGGGTCCCAG GTGACCCCGACAGAGCCCGAGGGTGGCACCGGAGCCACTGAAACGTCtcaaaattcccccaaagtGTCCCTGACTGCCACCCCCCAGTGA
- the LOC132085579 gene encoding class I histocompatibility antigen, F10 alpha chain-like isoform X9 produces the protein MAPALGLGVLWGLLGLLGNPGSATKVLHSLHYLEVAVSEPSPGIPQYMDIGFVDGIPFTRYDSERGWAEPLTEWVKDGVDPEYWDRETQIAVRRQHVNARNLETLRERYNQSGGLHTVLRLYGCELLSDGSVRGSFRDGYDGRDFISFDLESGRFVAADNAAEITRRRWEQDGNEVERWTSYLKHVCPEWLQKYVRYGQKELEHKEPPDVHVSGREEHGTLILSCHAYGFYPNTIAVSWMKGGETLDQETEWGGIVPNSDGTFHTWARIEALPEEREQYRCRVEHPGMPEPGIFAWEPTSGGNLTVVVAVSVIAAILILVLIVLIGFSVWKLQSGRRDRNGYNPAAGKDVGTNGLSTGIAA, from the exons ATGGCTCcagcgctggggctgggggtgctctgggggctcctggggctcctggggaacCCGGGGAGCGCGACCAAAG TTCTCCACTCACTGCATTACCTGGAGGTGGCAGTGTCAGAGCCCAGCCCGGGAATCCCCCAGTACATGGACATTGGGTTTGTGGATGGGATCCCCTTCACGCGCTACGACAGcgagaggggctgggcagagccgcTGACAGAGTGGGTAAAGGATGGAGTCGATCCAGAATATTGGGATAGGGAGACCCAGATTGCTGTGAGGAGGCAGCACGTCAATGCCAGGAACCTGGAGACACTGCGGGAGCGGTACAACCAGAGCGGGG GTCTCCACACCGTACTGCGGCTTTATGGCTGTGAGCTCCTGTCTGATGGGAGCGTCCGTGGGTCCTTCCGGGATGGCTACGATGGGCGGGATTTCATCTCCTTTGATCTGGAATCCGGGAGATTCGTGGCAGCCGACAACGCTGCTGAGATCACCAGGAGGCGCTGGGAACAGGATGGGAATGAGGTTGAGAGGTGGACGAGTTACCTGAAGCACGTCTGCCCGGAATGGCTCCAGAAATACGTCAGATATgggcagaaggagctggagcacaaAG AGCCCCCTGATGTCCACGTGTCCGGAAGAGAGGAACACGGGACGCTGATCCTGTCCTGCCACGCGTACGGATTCTACCCCAACACCATCGCAGTCAGCTGGATGAAGGGGGGTGAAACCTTGGATCAGGAGACAGAGTGGGGCGGGATCGTTCCCAACAGCGACGGCACCTTCCACACCTGGGCCAGGATCGAGGCGCTGCCGGAGGAGCGGGAGCAGTACCGGTGCAGGGTGGAGCATCCTGGAATGCCGGAGCCCGGGATCTTCGCTTGGG AGCCGACATCTGGCGGGAATCTCACCGTGGTGGTCGCTGTGTCCGTCATCGCTGCCATCCTCATCCTCGTCCTCATCGTCCTCATCGGATTCAGCGTCTGGAAGCTCCAATCCG GGAGGAGGGACAGGAATGGATACAACCCGGCAGCTG GAAAAGATGTGGGAACCAATGGCTTGAGCACAG GAATCGCTGCCTGA
- the LOC132085579 gene encoding class I histocompatibility antigen, F10 alpha chain-like isoform X10: MAAALGLGLLLGLLGDPGGATKVLHSLHYLEVAVSEPSPGIPQYMDIGFVDGIPFTRYDSERGWAEPLTEWVKDGVDPEYWDRETQIAVRRQHVNARNLETLRERYNQSGGLHTVLRLYGCELLSDGSVRGSFRDGYDGRDFISFDLESGRFVAADNAAEITRRRWEQDGNEVERWTSYLKHVCPEWLQKYVRYGQKELEHKEPPDVHVSGREEHGTLILSCHAYGFYPNTIAVSWMKGGETLDQETEWGGIVPNSDGTFHTWARIEALPEEREQYRCRVEHPGMPEPGIFAWEPTSGGNLTVVVAVSVIAAILILVLIVLIGFSVWKLQSGRRDRNGYNPAAGKDVGTNGLSTGIAA, from the exons ATGGCTGCAGCGCTGGgtctggggctgctcttggggctgctgggggaccCGGGGGGCGCGACCAAAG TTCTCCACTCACTGCATTACCTGGAGGTGGCAGTGTCAGAGCCCAGCCCGGGAATCCCCCAGTACATGGACATTGGGTTTGTGGATGGGATCCCCTTCACGCGCTACGACAGcgagaggggctgggcagagccgcTGACAGAGTGGGTAAAGGATGGAGTCGATCCAGAATATTGGGATAGGGAGACCCAGATTGCTGTGAGGAGGCAGCACGTCAATGCCAGGAACCTGGAGACACTGCGGGAGCGGTACAACCAGAGCGGGG GTCTCCACACCGTACTGCGGCTTTATGGCTGTGAGCTCCTGTCTGATGGGAGCGTCCGTGGGTCCTTCCGGGATGGCTACGATGGGCGGGATTTCATCTCCTTTGATCTGGAATCCGGGAGATTCGTGGCAGCCGACAACGCTGCTGAGATCACCAGGAGGCGCTGGGAACAGGATGGGAATGAGGTTGAGAGGTGGACGAGTTACCTGAAGCACGTCTGCCCGGAATGGCTCCAGAAATACGTCAGATATgggcagaaggagctggagcacaaAG AGCCCCCTGATGTCCACGTGTCCGGAAGAGAGGAACACGGGACGCTGATCCTGTCCTGCCACGCGTACGGATTCTACCCCAACACCATCGCAGTCAGCTGGATGAAGGGGGGTGAAACCTTGGATCAGGAGACAGAGTGGGGCGGGATCGTTCCCAACAGCGACGGCACCTTCCACACCTGGGCCAGGATCGAGGCGCTGCCGGAGGAGCGGGAGCAGTACCGGTGCAGGGTGGAGCATCCTGGAATGCCGGAGCCCGGGATCTTCGCTTGGG AGCCGACATCTGGCGGGAATCTCACCGTGGTGGTCGCTGTGTCCGTCATCGCTGCCATCCTCATCCTCGTCCTCATCGTCCTCATCGGATTCAGCGTCTGGAAGCTCCAATCCG GGAGGAGGGACAGGAATGGATACAACCCGGCAGCTG GAAAAGATGTGGGAACCAATGGCTTGAGCACAG GAATCGCTGCCTGA
- the LOC132085579 gene encoding class I histocompatibility antigen, F10 alpha chain-like isoform X7, giving the protein MAPALGLGVLWGLLGLLGNPGSATKVLHSLHYLEVAVSEPSPGIPQYMDIGFVDGIPFTRYDSERGWAEPLTEWVKDGVDPEYWDRETQIAVRRQHVNARNLETLRERYNQSGGLHTVLRLYGCELLSDGSVRGSFRDGYDGRDFISFDLESGRFVAADNAAEITRRRWEQDGNEVERWTSYLKHVCPEWLQKYVRYGQKELEHKEPPDVHVSGREEHGTLILSCHAYGFYPNTIAVSWMKGGETLDQETEWGGIVPNSDGTFHTWARIEALPEEREQYRCRVEHPGMPEPGIFAWEPTSGGNLTVVVAVSVIAAILILVLIVLIGFSVWKLQSGRRDRNGYNPAAGEFQWWIQLWIPSVRIPGWILGLIPVCDLCWNLMDLPFPQEKMWEPMA; this is encoded by the exons ATGGCTCcagcgctggggctgggggtgctctgggggctcctggggctcctggggaacCCGGGGAGCGCGACCAAAG TTCTCCACTCACTGCATTACCTGGAGGTGGCAGTGTCAGAGCCCAGCCCGGGAATCCCCCAGTACATGGACATTGGGTTTGTGGATGGGATCCCCTTCACGCGCTACGACAGcgagaggggctgggcagagccgcTGACAGAGTGGGTAAAGGATGGAGTCGATCCAGAATATTGGGATAGGGAGACCCAGATTGCTGTGAGGAGGCAGCACGTCAATGCCAGGAACCTGGAGACACTGCGGGAGCGGTACAACCAGAGCGGGG GTCTCCACACCGTACTGCGGCTTTATGGCTGTGAGCTCCTGTCTGATGGGAGCGTCCGTGGGTCCTTCCGGGATGGCTACGATGGGCGGGATTTCATCTCCTTTGATCTGGAATCCGGGAGATTCGTGGCAGCCGACAACGCTGCTGAGATCACCAGGAGGCGCTGGGAACAGGATGGGAATGAGGTTGAGAGGTGGACGAGTTACCTGAAGCACGTCTGCCCGGAATGGCTCCAGAAATACGTCAGATATgggcagaaggagctggagcacaaAG AGCCCCCTGATGTCCACGTGTCCGGAAGAGAGGAACACGGGACGCTGATCCTGTCCTGCCACGCGTACGGATTCTACCCCAACACCATCGCAGTCAGCTGGATGAAGGGGGGTGAAACCTTGGATCAGGAGACAGAGTGGGGCGGGATCGTTCCCAACAGCGACGGCACCTTCCACACCTGGGCCAGGATCGAGGCGCTGCCGGAGGAGCGGGAGCAGTACCGGTGCAGGGTGGAGCATCCTGGAATGCCGGAGCCCGGGATCTTCGCTTGGG AGCCGACATCTGGCGGGAATCTCACCGTGGTGGTCGCTGTGTCCGTCATCGCTGCCATCCTCATCCTCGTCCTCATCGTCCTCATCGGATTCAGCGTCTGGAAGCTCCAATCCG GGAGGAGGGACAGGAATGGATACAACCCGGCAGCTGGTGAGTTCCAATGGTGGATCCAGCTCTGGATCCCCTCTGTGCGGATCCCAGGATGGATCCTGGGGCTAATCCCAGTGTGTGATCTGTGCTGGAATCTCATGGATCTTCCCTTTCCGCAGGAAAAGATGTGGGAACCAATGGCTTGA
- the LOC132085579 gene encoding class I histocompatibility antigen, F10 alpha chain-like isoform X6 produces MAAALGLGLLFGLLGDPGSATKVLHSLHYLEVAVSEPSPGIPQYMDIGFVDGIPFTRYDSERGWAEPLTEWVKDGVDPEYWDRETQIAVRRQHVNARNLETLRERYNQSGGLHTVLRLYGCELLSDGSVRGSFRDGYDGRDFISFDLESGRFVAADNAAEITRRRWEQDGNEVERWTSYLKHVCPEWLQKYVRYGQKELEHKEPPDVHVSGREEHGTLILSCHAYGFYPNTIAVSWMKGGETLDQETEWGGIVPNSDGTFHTWARIEALPEEREQYRCRVEHPGMPEPGIFAWEPTSGGNLTVVVAVSVIAAILILVLIVLIGFSVWKLQSGNTRDGGREGTRIHPAPFWESCATNTDPTLFPQGGGTGMDTTRQLVSSNGGSSSGSPLCGSQDGSWG; encoded by the exons ATGGCTGCAGCGCTGGGTCTGGGGCTGCTctttgggctcctgggggacCCGGGGAGCGCGACCAAAG TTCTCCACTCACTGCATTACCTGGAGGTGGCAGTGTCAGAGCCCAGCCCGGGAATCCCCCAGTACATGGACATTGGGTTTGTGGATGGGATCCCCTTCACGCGCTACGACAGcgagaggggctgggcagagccgcTGACAGAGTGGGTAAAGGATGGAGTCGATCCAGAATATTGGGATAGGGAGACCCAGATTGCTGTGAGGAGGCAGCACGTCAATGCCAGGAACCTGGAGACACTGCGGGAGCGGTACAACCAGAGCGGGG GTCTCCACACCGTACTGCGGCTTTATGGCTGTGAGCTCCTGTCTGATGGGAGCGTCCGTGGGTCCTTCCGGGATGGCTACGATGGGCGGGATTTCATCTCCTTTGATCTGGAATCCGGGAGATTCGTGGCAGCCGACAACGCTGCTGAGATCACCAGGAGGCGCTGGGAACAGGATGGGAATGAGGTTGAGAGGTGGACGAGTTACCTGAAGCACGTCTGCCCGGAATGGCTCCAGAAATACGTCAGATATgggcagaaggagctggagcacaaAG AGCCCCCTGATGTCCACGTGTCCGGAAGAGAGGAACACGGGACGCTGATCCTGTCCTGCCACGCGTACGGATTCTACCCCAACACCATCGCAGTCAGCTGGATGAAGGGGGGTGAAACCTTGGATCAGGAGACAGAGTGGGGCGGGATCGTTCCCAACAGCGACGGCACCTTCCACACCTGGGCCAGGATCGAGGCGCTGCCGGAGGAGCGGGAGCAGTACCGGTGCAGGGTGGAGCATCCTGGAATGCCGGAGCCCGGGATCTTCGCTTGGG AGCCGACATCTGGCGGGAATCTCACCGTGGTGGTCGCTGTGTCCGTCATCGCTGCCATCCTCATCCTCGTCCTCATCGTCCTCATCGGATTCAGCGTCTGGAAGCTCCAATCCGGTAACACACGGGATGGGGGTAGGGAAGGGACACGAATCCACCCGGCACCATTCTGGGAATCCTGTGCCACCAACACTGATCCCACTTTGTTTCCACAGGGAGGAGGGACAGGAATGGATACAACCCGGCAGCTGGTGAGTTCCAATGGTGGATCCAGCTCTGGATCCCCTCTGTGCGGATCCCAGGATGGATCCTGGGGCTAA
- the LOC132085579 gene encoding class I histocompatibility antigen, F10 alpha chain-like isoform X3, translating into MAPALGLGVLWGLLGLLGNPGSATKVLHSLHYLEVAVSEPSPGIPQYMDIGFVDGIPFTRYDSERGWAEPLTEWVKDGVDPEYWDRETQIAVRRQHVNARNLETLRERYNQSGGLHTVLRLYGCELLSDGSVRGSFRDGYDGRDFISFDLESGRFVAADNAAEITRRRWEQDGNEVERWTSYLKHVCPEWLQKYVRYGQKELEHKEPPDVHVSGREEHGTLILSCHAYGFYPNTIAVSWMKGGETLDQETEWGGIVPNSDGTFHTWARIEALPEEREQYRCRVEHPGMPEPGIFAWEPTSGGNLTVVVAVSVIAAILILVLIVLIGFSVWKLQSGNTRDGGREGTRIHPAPFWESCATNTDPTLFPQGGGTGMDTTRQLVSSNGGSSSGSPLCGSQDGSWG; encoded by the exons ATGGCTCcagcgctggggctgggggtgctctgggggctcctggggctcctggggaacCCGGGGAGCGCGACCAAAG TTCTCCACTCACTGCATTACCTGGAGGTGGCAGTGTCAGAGCCCAGCCCGGGAATCCCCCAGTACATGGACATTGGGTTTGTGGATGGGATCCCCTTCACGCGCTACGACAGcgagaggggctgggcagagccgcTGACAGAGTGGGTAAAGGATGGAGTCGATCCAGAATATTGGGATAGGGAGACCCAGATTGCTGTGAGGAGGCAGCACGTCAATGCCAGGAACCTGGAGACACTGCGGGAGCGGTACAACCAGAGCGGGG GTCTCCACACCGTACTGCGGCTTTATGGCTGTGAGCTCCTGTCTGATGGGAGCGTCCGTGGGTCCTTCCGGGATGGCTACGATGGGCGGGATTTCATCTCCTTTGATCTGGAATCCGGGAGATTCGTGGCAGCCGACAACGCTGCTGAGATCACCAGGAGGCGCTGGGAACAGGATGGGAATGAGGTTGAGAGGTGGACGAGTTACCTGAAGCACGTCTGCCCGGAATGGCTCCAGAAATACGTCAGATATgggcagaaggagctggagcacaaAG AGCCCCCTGATGTCCACGTGTCCGGAAGAGAGGAACACGGGACGCTGATCCTGTCCTGCCACGCGTACGGATTCTACCCCAACACCATCGCAGTCAGCTGGATGAAGGGGGGTGAAACCTTGGATCAGGAGACAGAGTGGGGCGGGATCGTTCCCAACAGCGACGGCACCTTCCACACCTGGGCCAGGATCGAGGCGCTGCCGGAGGAGCGGGAGCAGTACCGGTGCAGGGTGGAGCATCCTGGAATGCCGGAGCCCGGGATCTTCGCTTGGG AGCCGACATCTGGCGGGAATCTCACCGTGGTGGTCGCTGTGTCCGTCATCGCTGCCATCCTCATCCTCGTCCTCATCGTCCTCATCGGATTCAGCGTCTGGAAGCTCCAATCCGGTAACACACGGGATGGGGGTAGGGAAGGGACACGAATCCACCCGGCACCATTCTGGGAATCCTGTGCCACCAACACTGATCCCACTTTGTTTCCACAGGGAGGAGGGACAGGAATGGATACAACCCGGCAGCTGGTGAGTTCCAATGGTGGATCCAGCTCTGGATCCCCTCTGTGCGGATCCCAGGATGGATCCTGGGGCTAA
- the LOC132085579 gene encoding class I histocompatibility antigen, F10 alpha chain-like isoform X4, with the protein MAPALGLGVLWGLLGLLGNPGGATKVLHSLHYLEVAVSEPSPGIPQYMDIGFVDGIPFTRYDSERGWAEPLTEWVKDGVDPEYWDRETQIAVRRQHVNARNLETLRERYNQSGGLHTVLRLYGCELLSDGSVRGSFRDGYDGRDFISFDLESGRFVAADNAAEITRRRWEQDGNEVERWTSYLKHVCPEWLQKYVRYGQKELEHKEPPDVHVSGREEHGTLILSCHAYGFYPNTIAVSWMKGGETLDQETEWGGIVPNSDGTFHTWARIEALPEEREQYRCRVEHPGMPEPGIFAWEPTSGGNLTVVVAVSVIAAILILVLIVLIGFSVWKLQSGNTRDGGREGTRIHPAPFWESCATNTDPTLFPQGGGTGMDTTRQLVSSNGGSSSGSPLCGSQDGSWG; encoded by the exons TTCTCCACTCACTGCATTACCTGGAGGTGGCAGTGTCAGAGCCCAGCCCGGGAATCCCCCAGTACATGGACATTGGGTTTGTGGATGGGATCCCCTTCACGCGCTACGACAGcgagaggggctgggcagagccgcTGACAGAGTGGGTAAAGGATGGAGTCGATCCAGAATATTGGGATAGGGAGACCCAGATTGCTGTGAGGAGGCAGCACGTCAATGCCAGGAACCTGGAGACACTGCGGGAGCGGTACAACCAGAGCGGGG GTCTCCACACCGTACTGCGGCTTTATGGCTGTGAGCTCCTGTCTGATGGGAGCGTCCGTGGGTCCTTCCGGGATGGCTACGATGGGCGGGATTTCATCTCCTTTGATCTGGAATCCGGGAGATTCGTGGCAGCCGACAACGCTGCTGAGATCACCAGGAGGCGCTGGGAACAGGATGGGAATGAGGTTGAGAGGTGGACGAGTTACCTGAAGCACGTCTGCCCGGAATGGCTCCAGAAATACGTCAGATATgggcagaaggagctggagcacaaAG AGCCCCCTGATGTCCACGTGTCCGGAAGAGAGGAACACGGGACGCTGATCCTGTCCTGCCACGCGTACGGATTCTACCCCAACACCATCGCAGTCAGCTGGATGAAGGGGGGTGAAACCTTGGATCAGGAGACAGAGTGGGGCGGGATCGTTCCCAACAGCGACGGCACCTTCCACACCTGGGCCAGGATCGAGGCGCTGCCGGAGGAGCGGGAGCAGTACCGGTGCAGGGTGGAGCATCCTGGAATGCCGGAGCCCGGGATCTTCGCTTGGG AGCCGACATCTGGCGGGAATCTCACCGTGGTGGTCGCTGTGTCCGTCATCGCTGCCATCCTCATCCTCGTCCTCATCGTCCTCATCGGATTCAGCGTCTGGAAGCTCCAATCCGGTAACACACGGGATGGGGGTAGGGAAGGGACACGAATCCACCCGGCACCATTCTGGGAATCCTGTGCCACCAACACTGATCCCACTTTGTTTCCACAGGGAGGAGGGACAGGAATGGATACAACCCGGCAGCTGGTGAGTTCCAATGGTGGATCCAGCTCTGGATCCCCTCTGTGCGGATCCCAGGATGGATCCTGGGGCTAA
- the LOC132085579 gene encoding class I histocompatibility antigen, F10 alpha chain-like isoform X5, whose protein sequence is MAAALGLGLLLGLLGDPGGATKVLHSLHYLEVAVSEPSPGIPQYMDIGFVDGIPFTRYDSERGWAEPLTEWVKDGVDPEYWDRETQIAVRRQHVNARNLETLRERYNQSGGLHTVLRLYGCELLSDGSVRGSFRDGYDGRDFISFDLESGRFVAADNAAEITRRRWEQDGNEVERWTSYLKHVCPEWLQKYVRYGQKELEHKEPPDVHVSGREEHGTLILSCHAYGFYPNTIAVSWMKGGETLDQETEWGGIVPNSDGTFHTWARIEALPEEREQYRCRVEHPGMPEPGIFAWEPTSGGNLTVVVAVSVIAAILILVLIVLIGFSVWKLQSGNTRDGGREGTRIHPAPFWESCATNTDPTLFPQGGGTGMDTTRQLVSSNGGSSSGSPLCGSQDGSWG, encoded by the exons ATGGCTGCAGCGCTGGgtctggggctgctcttggggctgctgggggaccCGGGGGGCGCGACCAAAG TTCTCCACTCACTGCATTACCTGGAGGTGGCAGTGTCAGAGCCCAGCCCGGGAATCCCCCAGTACATGGACATTGGGTTTGTGGATGGGATCCCCTTCACGCGCTACGACAGcgagaggggctgggcagagccgcTGACAGAGTGGGTAAAGGATGGAGTCGATCCAGAATATTGGGATAGGGAGACCCAGATTGCTGTGAGGAGGCAGCACGTCAATGCCAGGAACCTGGAGACACTGCGGGAGCGGTACAACCAGAGCGGGG GTCTCCACACCGTACTGCGGCTTTATGGCTGTGAGCTCCTGTCTGATGGGAGCGTCCGTGGGTCCTTCCGGGATGGCTACGATGGGCGGGATTTCATCTCCTTTGATCTGGAATCCGGGAGATTCGTGGCAGCCGACAACGCTGCTGAGATCACCAGGAGGCGCTGGGAACAGGATGGGAATGAGGTTGAGAGGTGGACGAGTTACCTGAAGCACGTCTGCCCGGAATGGCTCCAGAAATACGTCAGATATgggcagaaggagctggagcacaaAG AGCCCCCTGATGTCCACGTGTCCGGAAGAGAGGAACACGGGACGCTGATCCTGTCCTGCCACGCGTACGGATTCTACCCCAACACCATCGCAGTCAGCTGGATGAAGGGGGGTGAAACCTTGGATCAGGAGACAGAGTGGGGCGGGATCGTTCCCAACAGCGACGGCACCTTCCACACCTGGGCCAGGATCGAGGCGCTGCCGGAGGAGCGGGAGCAGTACCGGTGCAGGGTGGAGCATCCTGGAATGCCGGAGCCCGGGATCTTCGCTTGGG AGCCGACATCTGGCGGGAATCTCACCGTGGTGGTCGCTGTGTCCGTCATCGCTGCCATCCTCATCCTCGTCCTCATCGTCCTCATCGGATTCAGCGTCTGGAAGCTCCAATCCGGTAACACACGGGATGGGGGTAGGGAAGGGACACGAATCCACCCGGCACCATTCTGGGAATCCTGTGCCACCAACACTGATCCCACTTTGTTTCCACAGGGAGGAGGGACAGGAATGGATACAACCCGGCAGCTGGTGAGTTCCAATGGTGGATCCAGCTCTGGATCCCCTCTGTGCGGATCCCAGGATGGATCCTGGGGCTAA